A region of Vigna radiata var. radiata cultivar VC1973A chromosome 6, Vradiata_ver6, whole genome shotgun sequence DNA encodes the following proteins:
- the LOC106763065 gene encoding maf-like protein DDB_G0281937 isoform X1: protein MEASTSSYKIILGSSSVARRKILAEMGYQFTIMTADIDEKSIRKETPEELVMALAEAKANAIISKLQSTSNQERVVEPTVLIAADTVVVYEGVIREKPTNKEEARQFLKDYSGRHAATVGSVLVTNLKTGFRKGDSDRVEIYFNEIPDEIIEKLVDEGITLNVAGGLIIEHPSILPFVKEVVGTTDSVMGLPKSLTEKLLKEAL, encoded by the exons ATGGAAGCTTCCACTTCTTCCTACAAG ATTATATTGGGTTCGTCTTCCGTCGCACGCCGCAAGATACTGGCCGAAATGGGATACCAATTCACAATAATG ACTGCGGATATTGATGAGAAGAGCATCCGGAAGGAAACTCCAGAAGAGTTGGTTATGGCTCTGGCCGAGGCCAAG GCCAATGCCATTATATCCAAACTGCAATCTACCAGTAATCAAGAGAGGGTTGTTGAACCAACTGTATTAATTGCAGCAGACACA GTGGTGGTGTACGAAGGTGTGATTAGGGAAAAGCCAACAAACAAAGAAGAAGCTCGACAATTCTTGAAAG ATTATTCTGGAAGGCATGCTGCAACTGTGGGATCTGTACTAGTTACTAACCTTAAAACAGGATTTAGAAAAGGAGATTCAGATCGTGTGGAG ATATATTTCAATGAAATACCTGATGAAATCATTGAGAAGCTG GTTGACGAGGGAATTACTCTCAATGTTGCTGGTGGGCTGATAATAGAGCATCCTTCAATACTGCCATTTGTCAAAGAAGTG GTGGGAACAACCGACAGTGTGATGGGACTCCCCAAAAGTCTGACCGAAAAACTGTTGAAGGAGGCTCTGTAG
- the LOC106763065 gene encoding maf-like protein DDB_G0281937 isoform X2 has product MEASTSSYKIILGSSSVARRKILAEMGYQFTIMTADIDEKSIRKETPEELVMALAEAKAEAILQRLPVDDYLKDAEPTLLITSDQVVVYEGVIREKPTNKEEARQFLKDYSGRHAATVGSVLVTNLKTGFRKGDSDRVEIYFNEIPDEIIEKLVDEGITLNVAGGLIIEHPSILPFVKEVVGTTDSVMGLPKSLTEKLLKEAL; this is encoded by the exons ATGGAAGCTTCCACTTCTTCCTACAAG ATTATATTGGGTTCGTCTTCCGTCGCACGCCGCAAGATACTGGCCGAAATGGGATACCAATTCACAATAATG ACTGCGGATATTGATGAGAAGAGCATCCGGAAGGAAACTCCAGAAGAGTTGGTTATGGCTCTGGCCGAGGCCAAG GCAGAAGCCATCTTGCAAAGGCTCCCTGTTGATGACTACTTAAAGGATGCGGAGCCAACACTATTAATTACCTCCGACCAA GTGGTGGTGTACGAAGGTGTGATTAGGGAAAAGCCAACAAACAAAGAAGAAGCTCGACAATTCTTGAAAG ATTATTCTGGAAGGCATGCTGCAACTGTGGGATCTGTACTAGTTACTAACCTTAAAACAGGATTTAGAAAAGGAGATTCAGATCGTGTGGAG ATATATTTCAATGAAATACCTGATGAAATCATTGAGAAGCTG GTTGACGAGGGAATTACTCTCAATGTTGCTGGTGGGCTGATAATAGAGCATCCTTCAATACTGCCATTTGTCAAAGAAGTG GTGGGAACAACCGACAGTGTGATGGGACTCCCCAAAAGTCTGACCGAAAAACTGTTGAAGGAGGCTCTGTAG
- the LOC106763065 gene encoding maf-like protein DDB_G0281937 isoform X3 — MEASTSSYKIILGSSSVARRKILAEMGYQFTIMTADIDEKSIRKETPEELVMALAEAKANAIISKLQSTSNQERVVEPTVLIAADTAEAILQRLPVDDYLKDAEPTLLITSDQVVVYEGVIREKPTNKEEARQFLKDYSGRHAATVGSVLVTNLKTGFRKGDSDRVEIYFNEIPDEIIEKLVDEGITLNVAGGLIIEHPSILPFVKEVVGTTDSVMGLPKSLTEKLLKEAL; from the exons ATGGAAGCTTCCACTTCTTCCTACAAG ATTATATTGGGTTCGTCTTCCGTCGCACGCCGCAAGATACTGGCCGAAATGGGATACCAATTCACAATAATG ACTGCGGATATTGATGAGAAGAGCATCCGGAAGGAAACTCCAGAAGAGTTGGTTATGGCTCTGGCCGAGGCCAAG GCCAATGCCATTATATCCAAACTGCAATCTACCAGTAATCAAGAGAGGGTTGTTGAACCAACTGTATTAATTGCAGCAGACACA GCAGAAGCCATCTTGCAAAGGCTCCCTGTTGATGACTACTTAAAGGATGCGGAGCCAACACTATTAATTACCTCCGACCAA GTGGTGGTGTACGAAGGTGTGATTAGGGAAAAGCCAACAAACAAAGAAGAAGCTCGACAATTCTTGAAAG ATTATTCTGGAAGGCATGCTGCAACTGTGGGATCTGTACTAGTTACTAACCTTAAAACAGGATTTAGAAAAGGAGATTCAGATCGTGTGGAG ATATATTTCAATGAAATACCTGATGAAATCATTGAGAAGCTG GTTGACGAGGGAATTACTCTCAATGTTGCTGGTGGGCTGATAATAGAGCATCCTTCAATACTGCCATTTGTCAAAGAAGTG GTGGGAACAACCGACAGTGTGATGGGACTCCCCAAAAGTCTGACCGAAAAACTGTTGAAGGAGGCTCTGTAG